In one Burkholderiales bacterium GJ-E10 genomic region, the following are encoded:
- a CDS encoding type I restriction-modification system M subunit, with product MQKKQQHDQSQIKWISDFIWNIADDRLRDVYVRGKYRDVILPFTVLRRLDAVLEPTKDAVLERKKFLDAHKVAEQDGALRMAAGQAFYNVSEFTLAKLKGSSQGQRLRDDFIAYLDGFSPNVQEILTKFNFRNQIQKLVDSHVLGYLIEDFLNPEINLSPLPVKDADGRIKLPALDNHAMGSVFEELIRRFNEENNEEAGEHFTPRDVVQLMAKLLFLPVADRIESGTYTLYDGACGTGGMLTVAEETLQQLAQAHGKDVSIHLFGQEINDETYAICKADLLIKGEGEQSQNIVGGADKSTLSNDQFRSREFDFMISNPPYGKSWKTDLERMGGKKEFNDPRFIVSHGGDPEFKLITRSSDGQLMFLVNKLQKMKHNTPNNKIGSRIALVHNGSALFTGDAGQGESNIRRWVLENDWLEAIIALPLNIFYNTGIATYIWVLANKKAAHRKGKVQLIDASQWFQPLRRNLGKKNCELSEADIARILDLYLGQPQV from the coding sequence ATGCAGAAGAAGCAACAACACGACCAAAGCCAGATCAAGTGGATTTCCGACTTCATCTGGAACATCGCTGACGACCGCCTGCGCGACGTTTACGTGCGCGGCAAATACCGTGACGTCATCCTGCCCTTCACCGTGCTGCGGCGGCTCGATGCCGTGCTCGAACCGACGAAAGACGCGGTGCTGGAGCGCAAGAAGTTTCTCGACGCTCACAAGGTGGCCGAGCAGGACGGTGCGCTACGCATGGCGGCAGGCCAGGCCTTCTACAACGTCTCGGAATTCACGCTGGCCAAGTTGAAGGGAAGCAGCCAGGGGCAGCGGCTGCGCGATGACTTCATTGCATACCTGGACGGCTTCTCGCCCAACGTGCAGGAAATCCTCACCAAGTTCAACTTCCGCAACCAGATTCAGAAGCTGGTGGATTCCCACGTCCTGGGCTACCTGATTGAGGACTTCCTCAACCCCGAGATCAACCTTTCGCCGCTGCCGGTGAAGGATGCCGACGGCCGCATCAAGCTGCCCGCGCTGGACAACCACGCCATGGGCTCAGTGTTCGAGGAGCTAATCCGCCGCTTCAATGAGGAGAACAACGAAGAGGCCGGCGAACACTTCACGCCGCGCGACGTGGTGCAACTCATGGCCAAGCTGCTGTTCCTGCCCGTGGCCGACCGCATCGAATCGGGGACCTACACCCTCTATGACGGCGCATGCGGCACCGGCGGCATGCTCACCGTCGCCGAAGAAACCTTGCAGCAACTGGCCCAAGCCCACGGCAAAGACGTATCCATCCATCTGTTTGGGCAGGAAATCAACGACGAGACCTATGCCATCTGCAAAGCCGATCTGCTGATCAAGGGCGAGGGCGAGCAAAGCCAGAACATCGTCGGCGGTGCGGACAAATCCACCCTCTCCAACGACCAGTTCCGCAGCCGCGAATTCGACTTCATGATCTCCAACCCGCCCTACGGCAAGAGTTGGAAGACCGATCTGGAGCGCATGGGCGGCAAGAAGGAATTCAACGACCCGCGCTTCATCGTCAGCCACGGCGGCGACCCGGAGTTCAAGCTCATCACCCGCTCCAGCGACGGGCAGCTCATGTTCCTTGTGAACAAGCTGCAGAAGATGAAGCACAACACGCCCAACAACAAAATCGGCAGCCGCATCGCCCTGGTGCACAACGGCTCGGCGCTGTTCACCGGCGACGCAGGCCAGGGCGAGAGCAACATCCGCCGCTGGGTGCTGGAAAACGACTGGCTGGAAGCCATCATCGCTCTGCCGCTCAACATCTTCTACAACACCGGCATCGCCACCTACATCTGGGTGCTGGCCAACAAGAAGGCCGCCCACCGCAAAGGCAAAGTGCAGTTGATCGATGCCAGCCAGTGGTTCCAGCCGCTGCGCCGCAACCTCGGCAAGAAAAACTGCGAACTCTCCGAGGCCGACATCGCCCGCATCCTCGACCTGTATCTGGGCCAGCCGCAGGTGTGA